A portion of the Hoplias malabaricus isolate fHopMal1 chromosome 1, fHopMal1.hap1, whole genome shotgun sequence genome contains these proteins:
- the b3gnt2b gene encoding N-acetyllactosaminide beta-1,3-N-acetylglucosaminyltransferase 2: MHGCRKKLKYFWMSLMTVFIIIVVVSRNPDQEKNSKSKVLYPSATFWKSLTPHQAFWNQQQQILDLHNNPILNRPNSTLSDGLPAWLNNTFVNESCEPDFRVMTQVKDFSSLPDRFKDFLLYMRCRSYPMIVDQPDICRDQPFLLLAIKSLTPHFDRRQAIRESWGQAGLIANKTVVTIFLLGNTTAVDNFPDLSHMIRFESFRHRDILQWDYRDSFFNLTMKELLFLEWFNTRCPGANFIFKGDDDVFVNTLQIIDFLNSLSPAKAQDLFVGDVITNAGPHRDKKVKYFIPNTMYEGPYPPYAGGGGYLYSGHLAKRIHSVTRQVALYPIDDVYTGMCLRKLGLAPEKHKAFRTFDIEEKFRNNPCAYKSLMLVHPRTPQDMIRIWAWLSNPDLNCQ, encoded by the coding sequence ATGCACGGATGTCGAAAGAAGTTGAAGTACTTTTGGATGTCTCTCATGACCGTGTTCATCATCATTGTAGTGGTTTCAAGAAACCCTGACCAGGAGAAGAACAGCAAGAGCAAAGTTCTTTACCCTTCTGCAACATTCTGGAAATCACTTACTCCACACCAAGCGTTCTGGAACCAGCAGCAACAGATTTTGGACCTTCACAACAATCCAATCCTTAACAGGCCAAACTCCACCCTTAGTGACGGGCTGCCAGCTTGGTTAAACAACACATTTGTGAATGAATCTTGTGAGCCTGATTTTAGAGTTATGACACAAGTGAAGGACTTTAGCTCACTTCCGGACCGTTTCAAAGACTTCTTGCTGTATATGCGATGCCGGTCATACCCCATGATTGTGGACCAACCCGACATATGCCGTGATCAACCATTTCTCCTCCTGGCCATCAAGTCATTGACACCACATTTTGACAGGCGTCAGGCAATACGAGAGTCTTGGGGACAAGCTGGTCTCATAGCAAACAAAACAGTTGTTACCATTTTTCTTCTtggtaacaccactgctgtggacaatttcccaGATTTGTCACACATGATACGTTTTGAGAGCTTCAGGCATAGAGACATCCTTCAGTGGGACTACAGGGACTCCTTCTTCAACCTAACCATGAAAGAGTTACTTTTCCTCGAATGGTTCAACACTCGCTGCCCTGGAGCCAACTTCATTTTCAAGGGTGACGATGATGTTTTTGTCAACACTCTACAAATTATCGACTTCCTCAACAGTCTCTCCCCTGCTAAGGCACAGGACCTCTTTGTTGGGGACGTGATCACCAATGCAGGACCACATAGGGACAAGAAGGTAAAGTATTTTATCCCTAACACCATGTACGAGGGGCCATATCCCCCTTATGCAGGTGGTGGAGGGTACCTGTACTCAGGACATTTAGCCAAAAGGATCCACAGTGTTACAAGACAAGTAGCGCTGTATCCCATCGATGATGTCTACACTGGAATGTGCCTTAGGAAACTGGGCCTTGCTCCAGAGAAGCACAAGGCTTTCCGCACCTTTGATATCGAGGAGAAATTTCGCAACAATCCATGTGCCTATAAGAGCCTGATGCTGGTCCACCCAAGAACTCCACAAGACATGATCAGAATCTGGGCCTGGCTCAGTAACCCAGATCTAAATTGTCAGTAA